The window tgaaagtCAAAGGTTAACAACGTAATTTTactatacaaaaaaatacaaagacaaTAAACCCCTACTTGCAAGACTATTTTTTTCTGAGCACTCAAGAgtataaatgttattttactgtgcaaatttaaataaaacaacaaaaaaacccttgatataagaccttttttttcattttacaagGACAATAGAGTATTTTTACTAtgcattataaaatttaacaataacttgATCTGATTAATTCTCAAATGACAtttaaatcctataaaaaatacaattttgctCTCAATAGCAAGAGTAATATTAAGAGGAATGATGAGTAATAATCATTATTAGACTGATTGAATCCTTAATTAATCTCTTACATGCTACAATAATTCAATaagtacttttagtttttttttttagttaattagcTTGAATTAATAATGAATCTCATAACATGCTACATGGTACAATAATCTCTAATCTCTAATCAAATTTCAATCATAGCTCATTGAATAAGGTTCGTTATATTCTATAAACAGATCTGGTCCGGACCGAAACACAAGATGTATTAACTAAGGGAGGTGATAACTTTTCTCATGGGACAGACATTAGTTAGTCATCAATGCTACGCCTATAACAATACCGTATCCTCCGTGGAATAAACTAAAACCAAGAACAACCATACTAAATTAGTCATTTACTCGCCAGGAGGAGGAGTGTGTTTGGTAATTTGGCtgtgattattttataaaatatttttattaattattttaaaataatttaaacaatgcttgttattttttacacggattatttttagagttttgatatattattgaataatCTTGACGTACTTGTATTAATATCATtgagaaaacataaaaacagtTAATTTGATGTGTTTTGAAGGGATGGAATGGAAAgcatgatcaaaataaaattattttatgatggtTACGGAAgaattatatagttattaattttaaaatttataaaattagctGTAGTATTTGAAAATTAGCTCGAATaccaacattaattaaaaaaaaatcaaccaaaccCATCACTACTACAAGAGACCCATCACTCACTCGACCCAACCACACCCTCTGGACGGACCAGAAATAAACCTCTGGTCCCACCCTTACCTGAAAAAATTGAATCCAATGCACAGTTGCACACCAACCATAACCGTCTTTCAGGTTTTCCGGGCCGTTTGTGGGGGCCACCCTCTTAACTCGCGCCAAAATTCAAAGGGACCCACCTGGGGTCGGTGCATGGATGGCAACGACCATTGTAGaatccataaaaaacaaatagtaactGCACACGTGTCAATAATAAGCTCGCTGACaccaaaaaagagaaagatccaACGATTCATATCTCGGAAGGAACAGTCCTTTCGCGAGGTTGCTTATTTAAACAGAGGACTTCATCTTCACTGACCTGTGTCTGTCTATCATTTAATTGCCTAACTTATTAAAGCCTTTTGAGATATTTCTGTCTTTCAAATCCTTGTCTTTCTTACGACTCGAGAGAAGTTAAGAAGAAATGGGTGCTCTTGATCACTTGTCTGATTTCTTCGATTGCTCCAGTGGAAGCTCCAAGCTCAAGAAACGCAGGCAATTGCAGGTACGCAGCACTACTACCGTTCTCACCCTGTGTCAAGgctttttaaagaaagaaacttcATTATACTGATAGAATAGATCCATGAAAACAGATCTTGGTTACTACTAGATCAAGATTTCTTGCTCTCTTCCGGGTGCTAGATCGATATAGTAAGTTTGAATTCTTGAAATTATGTAGTTAAAGCTAGAACATGTGATTCAAATGGCTCTCTTGTTGTTTCTTTTGAATACCTTGATAATTTCATGGTGCAGCCTTTCGACATTCTTGGCCATCCCTGTCTCTCGTATAGTTCTTGAGATTCAATACAAtgttttttgaatcttttttatgaaatattctGTTGATCATGTAAAGAGAAAAGGCATGTGGTTGTGTTTAGAAGTTGGAAGATTTCTTGTGCTGTTTGGTATCGTGGATTAACagctattttgttattttttgaattttttaatatttttaaatatactaatataaaaaataaattttaaaatagaaaaaatattattttaacgtaTTATTATACTTCAAATTACATTATTTATCACACGTCCAAACACAACCACTCCATtgagttttgaaaaatgaaaagatgatCATCATGTCCACATGGACAGTTCTCATAAAGTGAGTATAGTCAGTGCCAAAAGAAAGGGCATTTTGGTACTTCTATCATAAAATGGCAGAAACATGATAAGCCCTGTGGCCCACCAAAATATTCCGATACCGTCACTGGTCCGTTTATTGGTTGCCACGTTCACATCCTAAGATGTTTTACATGATTAATTTAATCAGACGGTGGAGGTCAAGGTGCGCATAGACTGTGAAGGATGCGAGCGCAAGGTGAAGAGAGCATTGGAGGGAATGAAAGGTGTAAAGCAAGTGGATGTGGAAAGAAAGGCAAACAAGGTGACTGTGGTGGGGTATGTGGACCCATCAAAGGTGGTTGCTCGGGTGGCACATCGGACGGGTAAGAAGGCGGAGTTATGGCCATATGTGCCATATGATATGGTGGCCCACCCTTATGCACCTGGAGTTTATGACAAGAAAGCCCCTGCTGGGTACGTGAGAAATGCGGAGGACCCACAGGTGTCCCAGCTCGCACGTGCTAGCTCAACCGAGGTTCGATACACCACTGCTTTCAGTGATGAGAACCCGGCAGCTTGTGCTATCATGTGATCATGTTTATAATTACTTGGTTTTTGTCCTTTGATTTTAGGCTTGTTGATTATGTTTTTGATTGTCATTGTTTAGTATGCTGTGATGTATTTTTAAGGAGTCGAGGACCCAtgaaatttgtttgattttggtaCAGTAGTTGTAAATTGTGATGCATTTGAATCCTTTTTAAGATTTCTAGTTTGAATAAATCTTCATTTTCATGAAAACCCAAACCGAGGatattcaatataaaattatcgTCACGTAATTATCTTTTgtagttgaattaaaaaaatctagttagGTATAAACTAcgatttaatttatatcaatgCGAcgtgatttatatgttttatagtTAATCAATTAGCGTCAGTTAGTTACATGTAGtattaattttactaatttaaatatattttatttttaataaaaattttatttatctttaatattcatcaaatattttattaataaatttaatatttatggagTAAAAGTAAGGTAGTtgggataaaattattttgtaggtTAAATTGTAAGGTAGTTGTGATTATGAGATTTTCATTATATCAAAACATTGTACATAAACGTTATTGATTAATGCTTTATTAGAactatatattagataaaatcattgaaagtaatacatgttatattattttctttatgaaatgaagCAATTGTTCTCATAACCTAAGGTATAAGAGATATCTAAAATCAATACATAAGTGTTTGTTAAATGACATGTACATTGAACTAACATGTATGAGAATTTAATGTGGAGAGATCATTCGTATCCATAGAAAGGCTTTCGTGATGGTTGTGTAAGcgatttttaaatttgagatcactaagttatcttatatagagaatatcATGTTTTGATCCTTATACATGCTGTTCTCGTTAAGGGTAACAAACGAGTAAGTGTTAAACataacatgaattatataaagatatttaagTGATCAATTGATGATTCATTATCCTatgtgaaatagaaaaaaaaattcatctattctcaaatagtattgattataAATCATAACACAAtatgaaatatttgtttttaaaatcttatttaaataatcaatgactatgatgttaaaaataaatatgatttgatataataaaagcACTTCATGATATGATATTTAAATCAAGACATTGTTCATTGAGAGATAACAATTACACTAGGAAACTGataattgaaagatgaagttaAATCACTCATGACTTTTTTAGTATTCATGGAATCATGACACATTACTAGATATTATacttaatcttcaaatataaatcaataagttattgagttaataataaattaatttatttaatcctgtttttttgaattataatttatattcaaataaatttattagagAACCTAATGGACTACACATATAAGAACCACCAGTCAAAAATTAGAATGAGATTATTAATCAAAGGcgacttgattataaataagttttagaaactgAGAACTCAGAatgtaatttataattcttaaaaaaattcaagcaaggactttattaaatagatttttaaaattgttatgaaataatatatgtgatattgtTTAAAggacaaattaatatttttatttatttatagggttttcagGTTTTCCTGTAAATAAAATGTcacatcttttattttatgtgtagTACATAGTACAATACAGAgcacctgaaaaaaaaacacaaagaaaaatagTTAGTATTCAAAAATATAGCAATCCCTCTCCTGAAAAAGGTTTAGAATTCCATTACAGACTAAATAAGGATGACCTGTGGTTTGTAACAATTCAACTTTGAAACAATCATTCAAAGTTCATAAGAATATCTGATTTTTAGATAATCTTTGTATAAACCCTTAAGAACCCTAAATTCATTacgaatctaaaaaaatattaaatttatcattttcactGCTTGTATGTGTTTCGAGGAATCCAACAATATTAGCATAGCTATTATTAGACAATTAAGATTGTTGATTAcatattttaatcattattgGTGTTAACTAGGAATTAAATTTAtgtacaaaattatttttctaaaatttatttttatctgataattttttttaaacaaaagtcTTCGATTACTATTCGGTCAGATCTTACCAGATTTTTCAGATATTGCTAGAATCCACcattaaaatcaaaaaacaaaatcatatattGGATGAAAAAAGCACTAGATCAGGTCATCGCTGGTGTGGAGGGTATAAACTAAGGGTTGTTGGTGTTGCTCGCATTGCAAGGGAGGCAGTGTAAGGGTTGTGCCTCGCTTTGGTATGGCCGCAGCCATGACTGCTTGCTCTATAATTAGCGGCGACAACCTTGGCGGCCGCTGCTAGCACTGCCAGTGGCAATGGGCACATTGCCCATGGCCGTAAATGATCACAATAGGTTTCTTCTAAGGtgtaacttattttatttaatcttattgaatatattaattgcttttaaatatatagttttatgatatattattattgGCTATAGCTTAACACACAAAGCCTTCTTTTGAATAGATTTATAAGTATTAATGTACTTAAACTATAAATAGAAGTATTATTGAGAAGCAGTTGGAGTACAAGTACattataaaatgatatgaaattagaatattctctttttatttctgtattttttattgttttatttatttatttttattgagaatattgttttttttctaaatacatagttttatgatatattattagTGTATGTAGTTCATCACGCAGTCTCCTTCCGAATGGTGGGTCCTACATAAATCTGCTGGGTTAAATGAACACGGGCTTTGTTCTAAAGAAAAATTCGTGCTTAACCCCTTTCTCTCTTCACAATTTTAGCGggaaattaaaaaccctaaataaAACCCCCACacaaaagggaaaaaggaaaaaaaaatctgcataaagaagataaaaatggcAGCAGCGGAGGATGATCAAGAGGCGGGACAAGATCAACTTGACGAAGAATTCTCTGTATGGAAGAAGAATACGCCAGTTCTCTATGATCTCGTCATCTCCCACCCTCTCGAGTGGCCATCTCTCACTGTCCAGTGGGTGCCCCTCGCTGCACCAATGCCTCACCCAACTGACCCCTCGTCTTTCTCTGTTCACAAGCTGGTTCTTGGCACTCACACTTCTGATGATTTCCCCAACTTTCTCATGGTTGCTGATGCTGTGATGCCCACTTCCGTCGCTGATGCCAAGATTGACACTAGTTGCAGTTCTGCGGATTCTGTGATTCCTAAGGTGAGACTTGGGTTGTGGGGTTTACTCAGTGCATGGTAAAATTActgatctaaaatatttttttttttgtttgttataagCGTTTTGATCGAATTTTGAGCAAATTCTGTGACCATGAAGTTGAAAGTTCaaatttttggttttgttttttgccGGAATTACATGTTTGATGAAATTACTAGCTGAGATGTTGTTATACTCgggtgttgatttttttttctcgggtCATAAGCTGCGTCTGCAGCCTCGGGtcagcagttttttttttaggtttctttGTGGGTAACGAGTGTTTGACAAAATCACTTGCTGAATGCTGTTTCTGAGTGTGCTTTCTTGGGTTATGAACgcttaatgttgtttttttgtgcCCTGAGTCAAATTTTGGGCTGTGTTTTACTAGCTGAAATGTTACAAGACATGTTGTGTTTTTGCATGATATGTAGTTTGAACCCCccgcattgttttattgtttttgattgattttaaatattaggTATCAACTTTTACTTTTGTATTTGTGTTGAAATAGTCTATACATGTGCCGTACATACTGGTGATATATGCTTTCTTATTTTCAGTTTCCGATAAAATTGCTGACCTTGATTATTAAGTTATGAAATGGGTGTTGCAAATAATTGAATGCTCTATATCCATGTCATTTTTGGTTTAAAGAAATGTTCAGTGAACATGAGgttttttgctgaaattttgcaTTAGTGTATTGTCTCCTCAATTATCATTTTTGGCGAGTATTCAATCCATGTctgaatgaaaaagaaaattgtagctgaaactttctttttttggattaaTAGGTGGAAATTACACAGAAGATACGTGTTGATGGAGAGGTGAACAGAGCACGATGTATGCCACAAAATCCTGCTATTGTTGGTGCAAAGACAAGTGGTTGTGAGGTTTATGTGTTTGATTCTACCAAACAAGCGGAGAGGAAACAAAGGGATGGCTGTGATCCGGATTTAAGGTTAACTGGTCATGATAAAGAAGGGTATGGATTGTCGTGGAGTCCATTTAAACAGGGTTATCTTGTGAGTGGCTCACATGATAATAGAATATGTTTGTGGGATGTGTCCGGCAATGCTCAAGATAAAGTGCTTGGTGCATTGCAAGTTTATGAGGTAACCTCAGGACCTTTTCTATCCCCATTTTAATCGATAAAGTTAATCTTTGCAATCATGGTGTGTTAAATGGTTCATTGTTGGAGTTGGAAATGCTTTTATAGGCCCATGAAAGTGTGGTTGAAGATGTGTCATGGCACTTGAAGAATGAAAATTTGTTTGGTTCTGTGGGGGATGATTGTCGATTAGTGATCTGGGACATGCGCACAAATCAAACCCAACATTCTGTTAAAGCTCACAAGAAAGAGGTGAAGCAATCTTGCCACGATTTAGTTTGTATGCTTGTTTTTCTTGTGTAagcatgtttttgtattatcttTTCTATTCTAACCTTCAATCCTGACATTTGAGACCTTATTGGTCCTGGAAGTTGCTACTAGCCTACTAGAGAAATTCTTTTTACTTATCTTATGCTGCTATCTTTTACTTGAactttcctttcaatttttgtTCTATATTCACTAGCTTAAACATTTCGTTCAGTTTATCCCATACTCATTTGCTTGAACTTTCTGTCTCTTATGCCATTGCTTGAAGAGGTTAATATAGGATTagtattaatttatttcttgaataGAGGAAGAATGACTTGAATTTTGACTGATTAGAATATACCTGACAATTTAATTCATTGCTTGTAGAGGTGAATTTTGGATTAATAATGATTTATTGCTCGAAGAGAGGAGCATTGGCTGAAATTGTGACAAGATCCGCCTGACAGTGTTATCTGCACCTGTTTTTGCACATGTTTGTGGTGCATGTGCATTGCTGTATGTATTTATGGAATCATGTCTTCAACTGATTGGTAGTGTTCTTCCAAATGAGCAGATGCCTACCCAGAATTGTCTTACCGTTTAGCTTTTAATTcaactcaaaaaacaaaacagaaacatGTCATCTTTTAACAAAGATGCAATGCCTGGTGATGCTATATCTACAAGCTGGTTTTTATTCCGTGTCAATAATGTAGTTGTAGTTGAGCTGCCTGTTATCCCCAACAGAATGACAAATAAAAGtagttcttgtttttgttttggaataCCTGCCTGTCTACTTAGTGTAATAGCAGTGACTTTCTTTTGGCAgctttgcttttgaaatcttctttttgatcttgaaaagttCTCTTTCTCATAACATTTTGTTTCTTGGTACCAGATTAACTATCTATCATTCAATCCATACAATGAATGGATTCTGGCCACAGCTTCTTCAGATGCAACTGTTGGTCTGTTTGATATGCGGAAGCTGACTGCACCACTGCATGCTTTAAGTAGCCACACGTATGTTTTCTGCCCCTTGCATGATTTCGATTATAGTTGCTGACATAGCTGTTATTGTACTCAGAAAGGTATTTACCCTTTTGGAATGCATCTATAAAACTGAACTGTTTTACAACTTTAGGAATTGACTTTCTAATGTTTTAACTGTGTTATACAAACGTGCTATTTCCCTGACATTCCCTCTGTTTACCAATTGGAGACACAAATGGTTATACAGTACATCCGAACCTTGTTGGTATCAAGAATGGTGAAACTTTCTGTGCTTgtaaacccccccccccccccccccccccctatttttttattgaagccACTGGCCATCTTATATTAACACCGCAGTAAAATATGTGACCgttatttaagtttttgtttatataaaaaaaaacaagtgatatGTTTTCTGGATGGGCCTGTATTCCGGCTGCTGGGTGTGTGCTGGAATTTCTTCTATATTTGTTGTTTATTCCCCATGATATTGATTACTTGTATATGTTACGATGTTTATTTATGACAGAGAAGAGGTATTCCAAGTAGAATGGGATCCTAATCATGAAACAGTGTTAGCATCCTCCGCTGATGACAGAAGATTGAACATTTGGGACCTGAACAGGTATTTCCATCAGACGTTCATTAATATGTTTGAAGAACGAGTAATTtagtgttgatttttttcttttcaagtatgGTGGGGTTTTCTTTTGCTCCATCTGTCTCTCATTTGTTTCTTCTGATTAATGTTCAGCTTGAGCCTTTGTTAAATTCGGTGGAAAGAGATGGGATGGGGTTTGGATGATCTCTTGTCCTTCTTCCctctattaaatttaaaatgaagatTCACCCGAGTTGCTAGTTGACTGTAGCTTGATTATTAGCAATTGCTGCTGACTACAGTGTTTAGCAACTTCGATTGGTCAATTGTGTCATCCCCAAATCACTGCATTTTCATCGTCATGTGAATGCCTTAATTATCCTAGATACTTTTAACAACGAAAGTTATTTCTAGTTTTATCGATAAAGGCtggatgtgtttttaaaatattattctttttgtttcataaaaaatatccaagTTCCCTGTTCATTTCAAGCCTGGATTTCCCTTATTTCAATTCACGAATTTAGAACTAATGCGAACAAGATGAATGGTTACGAACCAGCTCTTGCTATGCGTTGACAGCGCACACCTAAGATCGTGTTTCAACTTGTCTGACCACAAATTTTGATGCCTTCAGGATCGGCGAGGAGCAGTTAGAGTTAGATGCTGATGACGGCCCACCAGAACTTCTTTTCTCTCACGGAGGTCACAAGGCAAAGATATCAGATTTTTCATGGAATAAAAATGAATCATGGGTCATCTCAAGTGTGGCTGATGACAATACCCTTCAAGTGTGGCAAATGGCTGAAAGTATTTATGGTGACGACGACATACCGGCTGCTGATGAGCCTCCTCTAGCTGAAAAGTGAGCAAAAAGCTAACCTTTGTAGCTATAATTAGGCAACGAACggtgatttgtttttccttttgctcCTAACATGGTCAACTTTTGTTTATTTCGACGTTTTATATGCAATTTCTGCAACTTTATGCCTAATACTTGTTGATTGGAGATGAAAGCCATATGAATGTTTTGTGTTTCATGggataaatttttagaatttcacTGATGTAACTGCTTCCAAAGTATTTATTTTGTCTATGCACCATTGTGCATGCACGATGAGAATTGGAGTTATGAATTTTGAAATAGGATCATGCTTGGATATATTCGATTAGGTTATGATTCTCTGACTGAATTTgagaaatgaattttatttttttaagaaattcaagtaaaatatctAAATGTGGCAAGAAATTCTTAAAGAAAAactttatgaagaaaaaagtagataaaaatttatttcatttttagtgATCAATTgaaattctcataaaaaaatgaaccaaatggACCGTATTATTACAAGAGAGCAGGCAAGATTCTCTGCTAACCTGAATTCGTTTGCGAGGTACTTTGCGGAATTTAAGACTGTATTTGCTTGGCCAAAGCTAGGTCTACGTTCTGGTAACATGCATGTGATCACGGATTTCTATTTTGAGAAAATCTTTTGCGAATTTATACATAACAAAAGGTGTCTTTTGacaaaaaattcatgatttcttcatacaagaaaaaataggaTCATTAAGTCCTCCACTGTGAATGGCAAGCCTCGCTTTTGTCTCCTCTGTACGTACCTTTCACTAGACAACTTGGGCTTTTGATCTCATGTTCAACGAGTCCACCTAGATCGAATCATCTTATAGATGGGATCTGTGTTCCCCTAAACACAAAATTCATTCGGATGGTTTACTGTTGTAATACTAAACTTTGAATAAGATCATGCTTGGATATAAAGAACAAGATTGAATTAAAGCTTTGTAAATATAAGTTCAGCTTCATAGAAAATCATAGGTTGGCCTCTACAGATAAGTTCTACTAGCAAAAGATCCACCAAGTCTCCATTTTACAAAGCGTTTTTCAACCAATATCACAAACTAACCGAACCACCAACTGGGCAGCTACAGCAGATAAAAACTAACCCAATACCTAGATgaaatgcataaataaaaacaggaaaataattaaaaactaaccaAACCCAACAAAGCATCTTGATGAAGCTGGTGCTGCCTCTCAACACAAGTACTTCGGGGAAGCACATGCATCCTCACAGAAAAGGCTGACCTTGGTTTGACAGTTTTTCCAGCTTAAACTTGCTCCACGATCCCCTTCTAACAGATAAAAACGCCACAATCAGTCACAAAATCCATATTAGGTTAATTAGCTACTTGATCAATATGACTACAAGATGACATCGACATTGCATTTCAGACCATTCAATACACCTTAACTTTGCATATATCTGGCAACTACCTTTTTCAAAGGTGGTAAATCATATAATAACACTTTTCTCCAGATTGGGATCATTTTAACACGTAACATACAATGTGAATGAGATGACCTTTTGAGATGAAATGCGAACAAGTACCTCATGCAAACTTCCATGGACGGTTCTCACTCATACCCCTTTAACATTTACTTCATTTGCTATATGCAATCAGAGTCTTTTATCAAAAACACACTTGCTCCATATGCTTTATAGTTGCATGTTAAACAAAATGCAACAAGTGCTTTAACTAATTTTCCACAGTTCATCCTCCTACAGTCCATAGTAATAAGGCAAACAAGTGTAAGAATgaggttttttgaaaaaatagatcaaaccAATTATACTCAAGTTGCTTGTTAATCAATCTACTCATCCCACAttcatgatttaattaaaacaaaatgataacaCTAAGTTTCACCTTTCTCTTATTTGTACTGGAAGAATTGCCATTTGTTGCTTCATTCCCAAGGCTACACCCAGATAAGCCTATCATTCCTGAATTCTGATACTCCATACACTGAAGATTCTCAAGCTCACAACTGCTAAACCCTTGCCCATTCAATGGTGCACCTTCTCCACCTTTGCTATCCAGCACCGGACGCTGACAATAAATCTGGCCATCACACTGTATGTTGCATGGATTCATCACAAGAGAACCAGGAATATTTGGATTGGCCAAATTCACATTATTGGCTGATTTCTGATATGGAAATGATCCAATTTCCCCTTCAATCCTCCCCCTAATGTCCACAAGTAAACACTTGAGTCTTGCAACCTCTGCCTCCAATGCAGCCTGTCCTTGCAGCCTCTTCAGTAACTGCTGGTTCAAAGCTCGCAAATGCTTAACTTCATCCTCCAAAGATGCAGCCTTTGCCTTCTTCCTCTCCCTATACTTTCGGACAGCCTCCCTATTGCCTGACGAtcgtttctttgattttttatccgTGGACTCCGCGGTATCATCACTTACAACCTTGTCCTCGGCAGGGGGCAAAATTTTTGTGTGCACATGATAgcaagtgtgtgtgtgagaaTAGTCAGGACCAGGAGGATTGCATGTGTGTGTATGGGTACAAGCATGGGTGTCCTTCAGTAGCTCAtccaagaaatcaaaagaacaacTGCTTGGAATCTCACCAATATTTGGACTAGATAACAAATCTTGGTTTGAGAAATCTAACTCCCCATCGTCCATTAAAGCAGAAATTTACCAAACAAAAGAGAAGCAAACCCAAAATCCAGTGAAGAAAATATGAATTCGAAATTTTGATGCCGACCCGGATGATAACTTCACTAGAGTTCCACCCTTTAACAGAATTCAGCAACACCTAAATGACAAATTAGTGAGCACAAAAATGTACTCCTAAGCTGCAAATGAGGAATTTTAAGTAAGCAAATCATCCAAAACCCAAACACAAAATGCTAAAGTATCATAAATTCTACTAACTCAATCACGATCCAGATAACAATTCAAAGCAAAAGACACAACAATTCaaacaatcattaaaaaaaaaacaacaaagagaatACGTTACAATGACATGAAACTAAAACAGAGAAATTAAGACAATACTTCGATAAAATTAAGGTTTATGTGGCAATGACAGAAAGGTAgggatagaaataaaaaaaacagaataa of the Populus nigra chromosome 7, ddPopNigr1.1, whole genome shotgun sequence genome contains:
- the LOC133698170 gene encoding WD-40 repeat-containing protein MSI2-like codes for the protein MAAAEDDQEAGQDQLDEEFSVWKKNTPVLYDLVISHPLEWPSLTVQWVPLAAPMPHPTDPSSFSVHKLVLGTHTSDDFPNFLMVADAVMPTSVADAKIDTSCSSADSVIPKVEITQKIRVDGEVNRARCMPQNPAIVGAKTSGCEVYVFDSTKQAERKQRDGCDPDLRLTGHDKEGYGLSWSPFKQGYLVSGSHDNRICLWDVSGNAQDKVLGALQVYEAHESVVEDVSWHLKNENLFGSVGDDCRLVIWDMRTNQTQHSVKAHKKEINYLSFNPYNEWILATASSDATVGLFDMRKLTAPLHALSSHTEEVFQVEWDPNHETVLASSADDRRLNIWDLNRIGEEQLELDADDGPPELLFSHGGHKAKISDFSWNKNESWVISSVADDNTLQVWQMAESIYGDDDIPAADEPPLAEK
- the LOC133698584 gene encoding heavy metal-associated isoprenylated plant protein 26-like; its protein translation is MGALDHLSDFFDCSSGSSKLKKRRQLQTVEVKVRIDCEGCERKVKRALEGMKGVKQVDVERKANKVTVVGYVDPSKVVARVAHRTGKKAELWPYVPYDMVAHPYAPGVYDKKAPAGYVRNAEDPQVSQLARASSTEVRYTTAFSDENPAACAIM
- the LOC133699774 gene encoding basic leucine zipper 19-like isoform X2; the encoded protein is MDDGELDFSNQDLLSSPNIGEIPSSCSFDFLDELLKDTHACTHTHTCNPPGPDYSHTHTCYHVHTKILPPAEDKVVSDDTAESTDKKSKKRSSGNREAVRKYRERKKAKAASLEDEVKHLRALNQQLLKRLQGQAALEAEVARLKCLLVDIRGRIEGEIGSFPYQKSANNVNLANPNIPGSLVMNPCNIQCDGQIYCQRPVLDSKGGEGAPLNGQGFSSCELENLQCMEYQNSGMIGLSGCSLGNEATNGNSSSTNKRKGIVEQV
- the LOC133699774 gene encoding basic leucine zipper 19-like isoform X1, with product MDDGELDFSNQDLLSSPNIGEIPSSCSFDFLDELLKDTHACTHTHTCNPPGPDYSHTHTCYHVHTKILPPAEDKVVSDDTAESTDKKSKKRSSGNREAVRKYRERKKAKAASLEDEVKHLRALNQQLLKRLQGQAALEAEVARLKCLLVDIRGRIEGEIGSFPYQKSANNVNLANPNIPGSLVMNPCNIQCDGQIYCQRPVLDSKGGEGAPLNGQGFSSCELENLQCMEYQNSGMIGLSGCSLGNEATNGNSSSTNKRKKGIVEQV